Proteins found in one Panicum hallii strain FIL2 chromosome 4, PHallii_v3.1, whole genome shotgun sequence genomic segment:
- the LOC112890313 gene encoding amino acid permease 1-like: MSGGAMDIDMQTHSGHGEVDDDGKEKRTGTVWTAAAHIITAVIGSGVLSLAWAMAQLGWVAGPVILLLFAAITYYTCCLLSDCYRVGDPATGKRNYTYTEAVESYLGGGYVFFCGVCQYANMFGTGIGYTITASASAASILKSNCFHWHGHEADCTQNTSAYIVAFGVVQVIFSQLPNFHELWWLSVIAAVMSFSYATIAVGLALGQTISGPTGKTTLYGTQVGVDVADATQKTWLTFQALGNIAFAYSYTIILIEIQDTLRSPPAENKTMRQASILGVVTTTAFYLMCGCLGYSAFGNGAPGNILAGFYEPYWLVDFANVCIVLHLVGGFQVFLQPLFAVVEAGVASRWPGSKQEHGSVNVFRLVWRTLFVALITLGAVLLPFFNSILGILGSIAFWPLTVFFPVEMYIRQREIPRFSGTWLALQTLSFFCFIITVAAGAASVQGVRDSLKTYVPFQTRS, translated from the exons ATGAGCGGCGGAGCCATGGACATCGACATGCAGACCCACAGCGGCCACGGCGAGGTTGACGACGACGGCAAGGAGAAGAGGACAG GTACTGtatggacggcggcggcgcacatCATCACGGCGGTGATCGGTTCCGGCGTGCTGTCGCTGGCCTGGGCGATGGCCCAGCTGGGGTGGGTGGCCGGGCCGGTGATCCTGCTGCTCTTCGCGGCCATCACCTACTACACCTGCTGCCTCCTCTCCGACTGCTACCGCGTCGGCGACCCTGCCACCGGCAAGCGCAACTACACCTACACCGAGGCCGTCGAGTCCTACCTAG GCGGGGGGTATGTCTTTTTCTGCGGCGTCTGCCAGTATGCCAACATGTTCGGCACCGGCATCGGCTACACCATCACAGCGTCCGCCAGCGCCGC GTCTATCCTCAAGTCGAACTGCTTCCACTGGCACGGGCACGAAGCTGACTGCACCCAGAACACGAGCGCCTACATCGTCGCCTTCGGAGTGGTGCAGGTCATCTTCAGCCAGCTCCCCAACTTCCACGAGCTCTGGTGGCTCTCCGTCATCGCTGCCGTCATGTCCTTCTCCTACGCCACCATCGCCGTCGGCCTCGCCCTTGGCCAGACCATCTCAG GCCCTACGGGGAAGACGACGCTGTATGGCACGCAGGTCGGAGTGGATGTCGCTGACGCAACGCAGAAGACATGGTTGACGTTCCAGGCTCTTGGAAATATCGCGTTTGCCTACTCTTACACCATAATCCTCATTGAAATCCAG GACACGCTGCGATCTCCGCCGGCCGAGAACAAGACGATGCGGCAGGCGTCGATCCTGGGCGTGGTGACGACGACGGCGTTCTACCTGATGTGCGGCTGCCTGGGCTACTCGGCGTTCGGCAACGGCGCGCCGGGGAACATCCTCGCCGGCTTCTACGAGCCCTACTGGCTGGTGGACTTCGCCAACGTGTGCATCGTGCTCCACCTTGTGGGTGGCTTCCAGGTGTTCCTGCAGCCGCTGTTcgcggtggtggaggccggcgtCGCGAGTCGGTGGCCCGGCTCCAAGCAGGAGCACGGCAGCGTCAACGTGTTCCGCCTGGTGTGGCGCACGCTGTTCGTGGCCCTCATCACCCTCGGCGCCGTCCTGCTGCCCTTCTTCAACAGCATCCTCGGCATCCTCGGCAGCATCGCCTTCTGGCCGCTCACCGTCTTCTTCCCCGTCGAGATGTACATCAGGCAGCGGGAGATCCCGCGGTTCAGCGGCACGTGGCTGGCGCTGCAGACCCTCAGCTTCTTCTGCTTCATCAtcaccgtcgccgccggcgccgcatCCGTGCAAGGGGTGCGCGACTCGCTCAAGACCTACGTGCCCTTCCAGACCAGGTCGTGA